The Halosimplex litoreum genome has a window encoding:
- a CDS encoding type II toxin-antitoxin system VapC family toxin: MSVVIDSGVFYAHADIDATRHDVAVRAFDALIDGEEGRPYVSDYLYDEAVTLTLSRTGSFEQAKRVGRRMRGATEYPDLVTLEHVDRSVFRDAVDTFERFDDQGLSFTDATTIALLEKRGIDSVLSFDDDFDGIVDRIDPADLG; this comes from the coding sequence ATGAGCGTCGTCATCGACAGCGGTGTATTTTACGCCCACGCCGACATCGACGCGACTCGACACGATGTCGCGGTCCGTGCGTTCGATGCACTCATCGACGGCGAAGAAGGTCGACCGTACGTAAGCGATTATCTCTACGACGAAGCGGTGACCCTGACGCTCAGTCGCACGGGCTCGTTCGAGCAGGCAAAACGAGTCGGGCGGCGGATGCGAGGTGCTACCGAGTACCCGGATCTCGTCACACTCGAACACGTCGACCGCTCTGTGTTCCGAGACGCAGTCGACACGTTCGAACGGTTCGACGATCAGGGCCTCAGCTTCACCGATGCGACGACGATCGCCCTGCTGGAAAAGCGCGGTATCGACTCGGTTCTGAGCTTCGACGACGACTTCGACGGCATCGTCGACCGGATCGACCCCGCCGATCTCGGATAG
- a CDS encoding DNA alkylation repair protein — translation MDFDDIGLPEIRDRADEYYRDHTWDDIESLPERDRDHLAFKAEAWARKAVVEDAIPERLDYLRDISRHEDWRVREAVAMALKYVNEHAFERTKGAWHEWVTHDDNYVRRACEVGLMTVPPEQVRPALELLDHLVSDSDDYVQKSCGGFAVSVVASKDRAVGSEFLDRWSRSDDVRTRWNAAKAVGGAYGGSDHVLELAYRLSGDSEYKVRRATASALREWFDKDPSVRERVEQWDDREEFLARL, via the coding sequence ATGGACTTCGACGACATCGGTCTTCCCGAGATCCGTGACCGTGCCGACGAATACTATCGTGACCACACGTGGGACGACATCGAATCGCTTCCGGAGCGCGACCGAGACCACCTCGCGTTCAAGGCCGAGGCGTGGGCGCGTAAAGCAGTCGTCGAGGACGCGATCCCGGAGCGGCTGGACTACCTCCGAGACATCTCGCGACACGAGGACTGGCGGGTCCGCGAAGCCGTCGCGATGGCACTGAAGTACGTGAACGAGCACGCGTTCGAACGGACGAAAGGGGCCTGGCACGAGTGGGTGACACACGACGACAACTACGTCCGACGGGCGTGCGAGGTCGGGTTGATGACCGTCCCACCAGAGCAGGTCCGGCCGGCCCTCGAACTCCTCGATCACCTGGTGTCCGACTCGGACGACTACGTCCAGAAGAGCTGCGGGGGATTCGCGGTGAGCGTCGTCGCCTCCAAGGACCGAGCAGTCGGCAGCGAGTTCCTCGACCGCTGGAGTCGCTCTGACGACGTACGAACCAGGTGGAACGCCGCCAAGGCCGTCGGGGGCGCGTACGGTGGGAGCGACCACGTCCTCGAACTGGCGTATCGCCTCTCCGGTGACAGCGAGTACAAAGTCCGACGCGCGACTGCGTCCGCCCTACGAGAGTGGTTCGACAAGGATCCCTCCGTCCGAGAGCGAGTCGAGCAGTGGGACGATCGCGAGGAGTTCCTCGCGAGGCTGTGA
- a CDS encoding NUDIX hydrolase has protein sequence MPDDLAWETLDSRTSYTCEGFDILTDSVRFPNGEEAEFDYLTEGESVVVLPFTPEGDVVVIEEWRQPVGRVNRALPAGGIEDDDADLENCVARELEEETGYLPGAVEHLTTVEPANGFSDAVFHYFVARDCEQRGEQDLDYNEDIRVETTTFDALVDAAREDDLRDGRSMLGVLYFALFGEA, from the coding sequence ATGCCCGACGACCTGGCCTGGGAGACCCTGGACAGCCGCACGTCCTACACCTGCGAGGGGTTCGACATCCTCACCGACTCCGTGCGCTTCCCGAACGGCGAGGAGGCCGAGTTCGACTACCTCACCGAGGGCGAGAGCGTCGTCGTCCTCCCCTTCACCCCCGAGGGTGACGTGGTCGTCATCGAGGAGTGGCGCCAGCCGGTGGGGCGAGTCAATCGAGCCCTCCCCGCCGGCGGCATCGAAGACGACGACGCCGACCTCGAGAACTGCGTCGCCCGCGAACTGGAGGAGGAGACCGGGTACCTGCCCGGCGCGGTCGAACACCTCACGACCGTCGAGCCCGCCAACGGCTTCTCCGACGCCGTCTTCCACTACTTCGTCGCCCGCGACTGCGAGCAACGCGGCGAGCAGGACCTGGACTACAACGAGGACATCCGCGTCGAGACGACCACCTTCGACGCCCTCGTCGACGCCGCCCGCGAGGACGACCTACGCGACGGCCGGTCGATGTTGGGCGTGCTGTACTTCGCGCTGTTCGGCGAGGCGTAG
- a CDS encoding NUDIX domain-containing protein translates to MDVRDEFVPPEEFATVLNRVPQVCVEVVLAGERADAGRVLLAHRTNEPAKGEWFWPGGRLYKGEQLEVAARRVAREELGVEVTVEGRVGVYGHFWDTSRIDGVDARHTVNVVFRVARVDPDAAIELDDQHDDYRFVAGDEEGLHEYVREYLVDMGLRERASE, encoded by the coding sequence ATGGACGTTCGCGACGAGTTCGTTCCCCCCGAGGAGTTCGCCACCGTGTTGAACCGCGTGCCGCAAGTCTGCGTCGAGGTCGTGCTGGCGGGCGAACGCGCGGACGCGGGCCGCGTCCTGCTCGCCCACCGGACGAACGAACCCGCGAAGGGGGAGTGGTTCTGGCCGGGCGGGCGCCTCTACAAGGGCGAACAGCTGGAAGTCGCCGCACGCCGCGTCGCCCGCGAGGAACTGGGCGTCGAGGTGACCGTCGAGGGTCGTGTCGGCGTCTACGGCCACTTCTGGGACACCTCGCGGATCGACGGCGTCGACGCCCGTCACACCGTCAACGTCGTCTTCCGCGTCGCGCGCGTCGACCCCGACGCGGCGATCGAACTCGACGACCAGCACGACGACTACCGGTTCGTGGCCGGCGACGAGGAGGGGCTCCACGAGTACGTCCGGGAGTATCTGGTCGACATGGGGCTGCGCGAGCGGGCCAGCGAGTGA